One part of the Cyprinus carpio isolate SPL01 chromosome A25, ASM1834038v1, whole genome shotgun sequence genome encodes these proteins:
- the psma1 gene encoding proteasome subunit alpha type-1 yields the protein MFRNQYDNDVTVWSPQGRIHQIEYAMEAVKQGSATVGLKSRSHAVLVALKRAQSELAAHQKKILHVDSHVGISIAGLTADARLLCNFMRQECLDSRFVFDRPLPVSRLVTLIGSKTQIPTQRYGRRPYGVGLLIAGYDDMGPHIFQTCPSANYFDCKAMSIGARSQSARTYLERHMEAFLDCNLNDLVQHGLRALRETLPAEQDLTTKNVSIGIVGKEMEFTIYDDDDVATFLEGLEERPQRRVAQPADEAAPAVPDEPMET from the exons ATG TTTCGGAACCAGTATGACAATGATGTGACCGTGTGGAGTCCTCAG GGTCGCATTCATCAGATCGAGTATGCGATGGAGGCAGTGAAGCAGGGTTCAGCCACCGTCGGCCTCAAATCACGCTCTCACGCTGTTCTCGTGGCCCTCAAG agaGCTCAGTCTGAACTGGCCGCTCATCAGAAGAAGATCCTGCATGTTGACAGTCACGTGGGCATTTCCATCGCAGGACTGACGGCAGATGCCAGACTCCTCTG CAACTTCATGCGGCAGGAGTGTCTGGACTCCAGGTTCGTCTTCGATAGACCTCTTCCTGTGTCTAGACTGGTCACGCTCATTGGAAGCA AAACTCAGATCCCCACGCAGCGGTACGGCAGACGGCCGTATGGAGTGGGGCTGCTGATCGCAGGATATGAT GACATGGGCCCGCACATCTTCCAGACGTGCCCCTCAGCCAATTACTTTGACTGTAAAGCCATGTCGATCGGTGCTCGCTCGCAGTCGGCCCGCACGTACCTGGAGAGACACATGGAGGCGTTCTTGGACT GTAATCTGAATGACCTGGTGCAGCATGGTCTGCGTGCGCTGCGGGAGACTCTTCCCGCCGAACAGGATCTGACCACAAAG AATGTGTCCATTGGGATTGTGGGAAAGGAAATGGAGTTCACCatctatgatgatgatgatgtggctACGTTCCTGGAGGGTCTGGAGGAGAGACCCCAAAGAAGG GTGGCCCAGCCAGCAGATGAAGCGGCTCCAGCTGTACCTGATGAACCCATGGAGACCTAA